TCCTCAAGGAAGTGGGCTCGCAGAAAATCCAGGTTATCAAAGAAGTGCGCGCCATCACCGGCCTTGGCCTCAAAGAAGCCAAGGAACTCGTGGACGGCGCCCCCAAGCCCGTTAAAGAAGACTGCAGCGAAGAAGAAGCCAAAGAGATCAAGACAAAGCTCGAGGCGGTCGGCGCAGTCGTCGAACTCAAAGGCAAGTGAGCCGGCTGTCCGGCTTCGAATAATCCGCGGCAGCTCCCCAGGGGGCTGCCGCGTGCCTTGTATCCCGCCGCCGTCTCACCCGAAGGTGCGCTGCAATCCCACCACAACGCCCTGGACCTGCACGTCCCGCGCCGGGACCCTGATCGGCTGCATGGCTGCGTTCGCGGGGCGCAATTCCACCATGTCGCCCTGCGCATAAAAGTGTTTGACGGTCGCTTCGTCATTCACGAGCGCCACGACAATGTCGCCTCTTCGAACCCGGCGCTGGGGGTCGACGATGATCGTGTCCCCCTCCAGGATCCCGTCCTCGATCATGCTATCTCCCTGTACGCGAAGCGCATAGCCGCCTTCGACGCCCAGGGCCGGAGCCACGGGGATGGTGTCCTCGATGTTCTCTTCGGCCAGAATCGGGATGCCCGCCGCGATCCGGCCGACCAAGGGCACCATGGTAGCGCCAGCCCCGTACAAGCCCGCCGCGCCTTCTCCCGTCACCCGGATCGAACGGGCCTTGGAAGTCCGTTCGATGCAGCCTTTGCGCTCAAGGGCCACGAGGTGGTCGTTCACACCGTTGGTCGAAGAGATGTTAAACCGCCGCCCGATCTCGGCGATGGTCGGGGGCATGCCGTTGTCGCGTATGCAACGGACAATGAAATGCAGTATATCTGCCTGACGGCGCGTCAATCCCTTTGCCATGCGGCCTCCTCGCGCCCTGCTGACCCCGCAGCCGTGACCCTCGGGGCGCGTTTCTGAATTCTTTTTCAGGATTTTACCCAAATACTGAACATCTGTCAAGGCATAGGGAGCTCCCAAATCGGATAACACGACGATTGCGGAAACTCACACAGAGGCACAAAGGACGCGGAGGAAATGGAGCGCCCGCCGAAGCGAAATCTACTCAACGTCTCCGTTTATGATGCGGGAAATGCCGTCCCTCATCAAAGCCTCGCCGAAGTTCAGTA
This sequence is a window from Candidatus Hydrogenedentota bacterium. Protein-coding genes within it:
- the rplL gene encoding 50S ribosomal protein L7/L12, with the translated sequence MADKLTAIIDEIAGLSVLELSELIKALEEKFGVTAAAPMMMAGVMPAAAGAEAAADEGPSAYDAILKEVGSQKIQVIKEVRAITGLGLKEAKELVDGAPKPVKEDCSEEEAKEIKTKLEAVGAVVELKGK
- the lexA gene encoding transcriptional repressor LexA, which translates into the protein MAKGLTRRQADILHFIVRCIRDNGMPPTIAEIGRRFNISSTNGVNDHLVALERKGCIERTSKARSIRVTGEGAAGLYGAGATMVPLVGRIAAGIPILAEENIEDTIPVAPALGVEGGYALRVQGDSMIEDGILEGDTIIVDPQRRVRRGDIVVALVNDEATVKHFYAQGDMVELRPANAAMQPIRVPARDVQVQGVVVGLQRTFG